From Bos mutus isolate GX-2022 chromosome 5, NWIPB_WYAK_1.1, whole genome shotgun sequence, one genomic window encodes:
- the RIBC2 gene encoding RIB43A-like with coiled-coils protein 2, whose product MEVAQPKDLKEDFVLAKRRHAELVRQKRIFNARNRIIGGDTTAWDAQVCDQNIKAATEKARDEAFAAEMRQNDKIACISENRERRDRKNLCKAINDFQQSFQRPETRREFDLSDPLALKKDRPARQSDYDARNTISGMQKFMGEDLNFHLRKKFQEEQNREWSLQQQKERMIGRENQKCAEDLYLKTRLQFDETAKHLQDLETATRKAVCATVKEFNKNQALESAEKKIQERKQEQEDNLAEISNMLRGDLLSENPQQAASSFGPHRVVPDRWKGMSQEQLEEIRLVQKHQVQEKLRLQEEERQRDMDWDRRRIQKARATLLFEQQQQRLQRGLRRALDCSNLSLAREQLLQKKHMKELCTNHATEDYFTQFNTGSR is encoded by the exons ATGGAGGTAGCACAGCCCAAGGACCTGAAGGAGGACTTTGTCCTGGCCAAAAGAAGACATGCGGAGCTGGTCAGGCAGAAACGAATTTTCAACGCCAGGAACAGGATCATTGGG GGTGACACCACGGCCTGGGATGCTCAGGTTTGTGACCAGAACATAAAAGCAGCAACTGAAAAAGCGAGAGATGAAGCCTTTG CTGCTGAAATGAGACAAAATGACAAGATCGCATGCATATCAGAAAACCGGGAAAGGAGAGATAGGAAAAATCTCTGTAAAGCTATCAATGATTTCCAGCAGAGCTTTCAGAGGCCGGAAACGCGCCGTGAATTTGACCTCTCTGACCCCCTGGCCCTTAAGAAGGATCGTCCGGCCCGGCAGTCAGATTATGATGCTCGGAATACAATATCAGGAATGCAGAAATTCATGGGGGAGGATTTAAACTTCCATCTGAGGAAGAAATTCCAAGAGGAACAAAACAGGGAATGGTCCCTGCAACAGCAAAAGGAACGGATGATTGGCCGGGAGAACCAAAAATGTGCAG aggATCTCTACTTGAAGACAAGGCTGCAGTTTGACGAGACAGCCAAGCACTTACAGGATCTGGAAACCGCCACCAGGAAGGCGGTTTGTGCAACTGTGAAAGAATTCAACAAGAACCAG GCCCTGGAGTCAGcggaaaagaaaattcaagagagaaaacaagaacAGGAGGACAACCTAGCCGAGATCTCCAACATGCTGCGTGGGGACCTGCTCTCGGAGAACCCGCAGCAGGCAGCCAGCTCCTTCGGGCCGCATCGCGTGGTGCCCGACCGCTGGAAGGGCATGAGCCAGGAGCAGCTGGAGGAGATCCGCCTGGTGCAGAAACACCAAGTCCAGGAGAAGCTG AGGCTCCAGGAGGAAGAGCGCCAGCGAGACATGGACTGGGACCGGCGGAGGATTCAGAAGGCTCGCGCCACCTTGCTGtttgagcagcagcagcagcgcctgCAGCGTGGCCTGCGCAGGGCCCTGGACTGCAGCAACCTCAGCCTGGCCAGGGAGCAGCTCCTGCA GAAAAAACATATGAAGGAACTCTGTACCAATCATGCCACTGAAGACTATTTCACACAGTTTAATACAGGAAGTCGATAA